DNA sequence from the Ignavibacteria bacterium genome:
CTCAATCCCCAATTTGAATCTCTCCACTCTGTATCTATTGTCATGCTTGCAAGCGCATTTAATCCTATTTTTCTTTCTATTGCAGGGGCAACAACAAATGGCCCGATTCCAAGTGCAAATTCGCTTAACCGGATCGAGACATTACTTGAAGCAATTGCATAATCGGCGGCCGAGATTAAACCAACCCCCCCTCCTACGGCCTTTCCATGAATTCGTGCGATTATAAACTTTGGACAGTTCGTCATCGCAATTATCAATCTAGCGAATCCCATGAAAAATTCTTTTCCGGTAACAAAATCTTTGATGGATTGAAGCTCGTCGAATGAAGCGCCTGCACAAAACGCACCGTTTCCGTCACTCGCTAGAATTATTATCTTAACATTTTTGTTGTTTCCAAGTTCATGAAATTTATTCGTCAAGTCTTTTAACAAAACTGATGGAAGTGAATTACCCTTTGGATGAGAAAATGTGATCTTCGCAATGTTATTATCGATACTTAGGTTAAT
Encoded proteins:
- a CDS encoding enoyl-CoA hydratase/isomerase family protein; protein product: METGSINLSIDNNIAKITFSHPKGNSLPSVLLKDLTNKFHELGNNKNVKIIILASDGNGAFCAGASFDELQSIKDFVTGKEFFMGFARLIIAMTNCPKFIIARIHGKAVGGGVGLISAADYAIASSNVSIRLSEFALGIGPFVVAPAIERKIGLNALASMTIDTEWRDSNWGL